One Bermanella sp. WJH001 genomic region harbors:
- the lptE gene encoding LPS assembly lipoprotein LptE produces the protein MNKKNVIRISILTFLVTLLSACGFHLRGQVDLPVGLRILNLDAQAAETMTQNLLRQSMLSNGITLSQDAPYTLKIISESGNRRVLSVTSNAKASEYELTQNLSFKLLDANGEAVSEELNITSYRTLQYDADAEIGKAQEEANLRREMKQNNAYNVLIRLKAIKLPKNKAN, from the coding sequence ATGAATAAAAAGAATGTCATCCGTATTTCAATCTTAACCTTCTTGGTAACATTGTTATCCGCCTGTGGCTTTCATTTACGTGGCCAAGTGGACTTACCAGTGGGCCTGCGTATTTTAAATTTAGATGCTCAAGCCGCTGAAACCATGACACAAAACTTATTACGTCAATCCATGCTCAGCAATGGCATCACCTTGTCACAAGATGCCCCTTACACACTCAAAATCATCAGCGAAAGCGGCAACCGCCGCGTGCTTAGCGTCACTAGCAACGCCAAGGCAAGCGAATACGAACTCACACAAAACTTAAGTTTCAAATTACTTGATGCAAACGGTGAAGCCGTCAGTGAAGAATTAAACATTACCAGCTATCGCACGTTACAATACGATGCCGACGCTGAAATTGGTAAAGCCCAAGAAGAAGCCAACCTGCGCCGTGAAATGAAACAAAACAATGCTTACAACGTTTTAATACGCCTAAAGGCGATTAAACTGCCAAAGAACAAGGCTAATTAA
- the holA gene encoding DNA polymerase III subunit delta, translating into MRLKPEQLAQHLQKELKPLYIISGDEPLLEQEICDQVRAAVKAQGFDEREVHHVEGNFKWGELLEAANALSLFSSRKLIEIRIENGKPGDQGSKALMELFANPNPDNIVMLQLPKIDKAATNSKWFKTLDQIGVFIQHWPIERNQLPSWLANRMRQFGMKADRDALALLADRTDGNLLAGAQEIEKLKLLGLEQITAKHIEAAVGDASRYDVFALSESAFKGDTARSLHILSTLQGEGIHALQPLAIMTNDIRQLLSFMQLTQAGTPDDKALQQLKVFWPKKQSQIKGAARRLNVTAVQQSLTICKQIDLASKSIVKDDPWRLLSSLVTKLCGLNVIPDRL; encoded by the coding sequence GTGCGTTTGAAACCCGAGCAGCTTGCCCAGCATTTACAAAAAGAACTCAAACCGCTTTATATTATTAGTGGTGACGAGCCCTTGCTAGAGCAAGAAATTTGCGACCAAGTCCGCGCCGCCGTCAAAGCTCAAGGTTTCGATGAACGCGAAGTGCACCATGTTGAAGGCAACTTTAAATGGGGCGAGTTACTAGAAGCCGCCAATGCGTTATCTTTATTTTCTTCTCGTAAGCTTATCGAGATCCGTATCGAAAACGGCAAGCCAGGGGACCAAGGCAGCAAAGCGTTAATGGAGCTATTTGCTAACCCTAATCCCGACAACATTGTTATGTTGCAACTGCCTAAAATTGATAAAGCCGCCACCAATAGCAAGTGGTTTAAAACCCTTGATCAAATTGGTGTATTTATTCAGCACTGGCCCATTGAGCGCAACCAACTACCCAGCTGGTTAGCCAATCGCATGCGTCAATTTGGAATGAAAGCAGACCGTGATGCATTAGCCCTATTAGCCGATCGCACCGATGGTAACTTGTTAGCGGGGGCACAAGAAATTGAAAAATTAAAGCTACTGGGCCTTGAACAAATCACCGCCAAACACATTGAGGCCGCCGTAGGTGACGCCAGTCGTTATGATGTCTTTGCCCTGTCTGAATCAGCGTTTAAAGGTGACACCGCGCGTAGCCTACATATATTAAGCACCTTGCAAGGTGAAGGCATTCACGCCCTTCAACCCTTAGCCATCATGACCAATGACATCCGCCAGCTATTGTCCTTTATGCAACTGACACAAGCGGGCACCCCCGACGACAAAGCCCTACAGCAACTCAAGGTATTTTGGCCAAAGAAACAAAGCCAAATTAAAGGTGCAGCACGACGCCTAAATGTAACCGCCGTGCAACAAAGCTTAACAATCTGTAAGCAAATTGACTTGGCCAGCAAAAGCATTGTCAAAGACGACCCTTGGCGACTATTGAGCAGCCTAGTAACCAAACTTTGCGGCCTGAACGTCATCCCTGACAGACTTTAA
- a CDS encoding c-type cytochrome encodes MSKAVWRITGLLFCLGCLSVNTWADDYDNMLAQLELIKSNQVEYQIALEEGKERSMLCGYCHGKDGNSVKPDIPNLAGQNTEYLLKQFQMFATGERKSYVMQQLARSLKDHEKVNMVLYFSSQTVRPQEGIVTSAKGKARYDGLCMACHGVDGRGDHELPRLAGQKKAFLMKTLNDFKKGKAARASSPMVNIMKVVDASDIEPLADYIATMP; translated from the coding sequence ATGAGCAAGGCTGTCTGGCGTATCACTGGGTTATTGTTTTGTCTTGGCTGCTTGAGTGTAAATACTTGGGCCGATGATTATGACAATATGCTGGCTCAACTTGAGTTAATTAAATCCAATCAGGTGGAATACCAAATTGCACTTGAAGAGGGCAAAGAGCGCTCCATGTTATGTGGTTATTGTCATGGTAAAGATGGCAATAGCGTGAAACCTGACATTCCTAATCTTGCCGGTCAAAATACAGAATATTTGTTAAAACAGTTTCAGATGTTTGCGACAGGTGAGCGCAAAAGCTATGTCATGCAACAGCTTGCCCGCTCACTTAAAGACCATGAAAAAGTAAACATGGTTTTGTATTTCTCTTCTCAAACCGTGCGCCCTCAAGAGGGAATTGTGACGTCTGCAAAAGGCAAGGCCCGTTATGATGGCCTATGCATGGCTTGCCATGGTGTCGATGGACGTGGAGATCATGAATTGCCTCGTTTGGCTGGACAAAAGAAAGCCTTTTTAATGAAAACGTTAAATGACTTTAAAAAAGGCAAAGCGGCTCGTGCAAGTTCCCCTATGGTTAATATTATGAAAGTGGTGGATGCTAGCGATATTGAACCGCTGGCGGATTATATTGCTACCATGCCTTAG
- the leuS gene encoding leucine--tRNA ligase, whose translation MQDQYNPSEIESSVQQYWAQNKVFKAVVDNNREKFYCLSMFPYPSGRLHMGHVRNYTIGDVISRYQRMQGKNVMQPMGWDAFGLPAENAAIKHNTAPGKWTDENIAYMKNQLNSLGFGYDWDRELATCKPEYYRWEQWFFTKLVEKGLAYKKVSAVNWCPNDQTVLANEQVIDNCCWRCDSPIERKEIPQWFIRITDYAEELLNDLDQLDEWPDQVKAMQRNWIGKSQGVELHFGIKDRADTLEVYTTRPDTLMGVSYVAVAAGHPLASEAAQGNAELTAFIEECKKGGTAEADLATIEKKGCATGLTAIHPISGKEVPIWVANFVLMDYGTGAVMAVPAHDQRDYEFAKKYDLAINQVIEPANGEDIDLAKEAFTEKGKLVNSGEFDGLEFEAAFDAIAKHLEAAGKGKVTTNYRLRDWGVSRQRYWGTPVPMINKQNGEQVPTPEDMLPVVLPTDVVMDGVNSPIKNNPEFENIEFGGEQAFRETDTFDTFMESSWYYARYCSPTDDMHMVNPSEANYWLPVDQYIGGIEHAILHLLYARFFHKLLRDTGLVKGDEPFKSLLCQGMVLADAFSYTNDNGSKDWVNPVDVEAERDEKGRLVKASFNGKELKHEGMIKMSKSKNNGVDPQEAIDIYGADVVRLYTMFAAPPEQSLEWSNAGVQGAQKFLQRVWRLAAELINGGDIAPLNVDGLNDEQKAARRKVHETIQKVSDDIARRNAFNTAIAAVMELTNTLVKLDKADEQNRAVLKEGLVAMVKMLAPIAPHMCHELWKEFGNTDLVLDAPWPQVDEAALVRDSITIVVQVNGKVRGKLEVAANIDKDGAIAAAKTDANVQKFLDGNTIRKEIYVPGKLVNIVAN comes from the coding sequence ATGCAAGATCAATACAATCCCAGCGAAATCGAATCCTCCGTTCAGCAATATTGGGCACAGAACAAAGTCTTTAAAGCCGTTGTGGATAACAACCGCGAAAAGTTCTACTGCTTATCTATGTTCCCGTACCCATCAGGCCGTCTGCACATGGGTCACGTGCGTAACTACACCATTGGTGATGTGATCTCGCGCTACCAGCGCATGCAGGGTAAAAACGTCATGCAGCCGATGGGCTGGGATGCGTTTGGCTTGCCCGCTGAAAACGCCGCCATCAAACACAACACGGCGCCAGGCAAATGGACCGACGAAAACATCGCCTACATGAAAAACCAGCTAAACAGCCTAGGTTTTGGTTATGACTGGGATCGTGAACTGGCCACCTGTAAACCAGAATACTATCGCTGGGAACAGTGGTTTTTCACCAAGCTGGTTGAAAAAGGTTTAGCCTATAAAAAAGTCTCTGCGGTTAACTGGTGCCCGAACGACCAAACCGTATTGGCCAACGAGCAAGTCATCGACAACTGCTGCTGGCGCTGTGACTCACCGATTGAGCGCAAAGAAATTCCACAATGGTTCATTCGTATTACTGATTACGCCGAAGAACTGCTTAACGATCTAGACCAACTAGACGAATGGCCTGATCAAGTAAAAGCCATGCAGCGTAACTGGATAGGCAAAAGCCAAGGGGTTGAACTGCACTTTGGCATCAAAGACAGAGCCGACACCCTTGAAGTGTACACTACCCGCCCAGACACCCTTATGGGTGTAAGCTACGTGGCGGTGGCTGCCGGTCACCCACTGGCCAGCGAAGCGGCACAGGGTAATGCGGAATTAACCGCCTTCATCGAAGAATGCAAAAAAGGCGGCACCGCAGAAGCAGATTTGGCCACCATCGAGAAAAAAGGCTGCGCCACTGGTTTAACCGCCATTCACCCAATCTCTGGCAAAGAAGTGCCAATCTGGGTCGCTAACTTTGTATTAATGGATTACGGCACAGGTGCGGTCATGGCCGTACCGGCTCACGATCAGCGCGACTATGAGTTTGCCAAAAAATACGACCTTGCTATCAATCAAGTGATCGAGCCTGCCAATGGCGAAGACATTGATCTAGCTAAAGAAGCCTTTACCGAAAAAGGCAAGCTGGTTAACTCTGGCGAATTTGACGGCCTTGAATTTGAAGCCGCCTTTGACGCCATTGCCAAACACCTTGAAGCCGCAGGCAAAGGCAAAGTGACCACCAACTACCGTCTACGTGATTGGGGTGTGAGCCGTCAGCGCTACTGGGGAACCCCAGTACCTATGATCAACAAACAAAACGGCGAACAAGTCCCCACTCCAGAAGACATGTTGCCGGTTGTATTACCAACGGATGTGGTGATGGATGGGGTAAACAGCCCAATCAAAAACAACCCAGAATTTGAAAACATCGAATTTGGTGGTGAACAAGCGTTCCGTGAAACCGACACCTTTGATACCTTCATGGAATCCTCTTGGTACTACGCCCGTTATTGCTCACCTACCGATGACATGCACATGGTGAATCCTTCCGAGGCCAACTACTGGCTACCTGTGGATCAATACATTGGTGGTATTGAACACGCCATTTTGCATTTATTGTACGCACGCTTCTTCCACAAACTATTGCGTGATACCGGCTTAGTAAAAGGTGATGAGCCATTCAAGAGCCTACTGTGCCAAGGCATGGTATTGGCCGACGCCTTTAGTTACACCAACGACAACGGCAGCAAAGATTGGGTTAACCCAGTTGATGTGGAAGCCGAGCGTGATGAAAAAGGCCGCTTAGTAAAAGCCTCGTTTAACGGCAAAGAGCTTAAACACGAAGGCATGATCAAAATGTCTAAGTCGAAAAACAACGGGGTTGACCCACAAGAAGCCATTGATATTTATGGTGCCGATGTTGTGCGCCTATACACCATGTTTGCCGCGCCCCCTGAGCAATCACTTGAGTGGTCAAACGCAGGTGTGCAAGGTGCTCAAAAATTCCTACAACGTGTATGGCGTTTAGCCGCCGAACTCATTAATGGCGGTGACATTGCCCCATTAAATGTTGATGGTTTAAACGATGAGCAAAAAGCGGCCCGTCGCAAAGTGCATGAAACCATTCAAAAAGTCAGCGACGACATTGCCCGTCGTAACGCCTTTAACACCGCCATTGCCGCTGTTATGGAGCTAACCAACACCTTGGTTAAGTTGGATAAAGCTGACGAGCAAAACCGCGCCGTACTAAAAGAAGGTTTAGTGGCCATGGTGAAAATGCTGGCTCCTATCGCCCCGCACATGTGTCACGAACTTTGGAAAGAGTTTGGTAACACCGACCTAGTATTAGACGCCCCTTGGCCACAAGTAGATGAAGCCGCCCTTGTGCGCGACAGCATCACCATCGTGGTTCAAGTAAACGGCAAGGTACGTGGTAAGTTAGAAGTGGCGGCCAACATCGATAAAGACGGCGCCATTGCCGCGGCAAAAACCGATGCCAATGTGCAAAAGTTTTTAGACGGCAACACCATACGTAAAGAAATTTATGTACCAGGCAAGCTGGTGAATATTGTTGCTAACTAG
- a CDS encoding methyl-accepting chemotaxis protein, giving the protein MGWWSKLSLRWKLQIGFIAVTAITTLFNRFLAFYELQKMIDIASDQDVPAEAIALMVASRSDFIFNSIWESAIEFSIQFMVIGLVATIFLKPVYALIRALRKVEKGDLTITVEARSEDEVGQLSHHFNSMVKRLNDVLANADASSRYMRQSAYQITEVSRTIAMHSEKEKTKFKDVNAVILQLHEISANIQSLADDSRKTADKGKQAALSSKHVVQKSVEDMGGIQRTVKTAAQQVEALDVTADKIAEIIGTISDIADQTNLLALNAAIEAARAGEQGRGFAVVADEVRSLAEKTSQSSEEINSIISSLTTNVKQVASSMVGVVEQVQKNAELGLNTAEEIDQAASQIMISAQNALQIDEISSQQLSRFTELEVAMEGLLEILEQNTSKVANTNNIAESLLSRTQTLTDLINHFNIKKSAIIRINEANEDERRQHPRLQSHFLVRINIDGVWEDAYCENISLTGMKVLLNREINNDSCVDVSLMLPKEDLQEYRSQTPMRLSANVQHMHPKKDGFTYGMKFNEVSGSQTEMLRQAIGFIEMS; this is encoded by the coding sequence ATGGGTTGGTGGTCAAAGCTGAGCTTGCGCTGGAAGCTACAAATTGGGTTTATTGCGGTCACCGCGATCACAACACTTTTTAATCGTTTTTTAGCGTTTTATGAACTGCAAAAAATGATCGATATTGCCAGCGATCAAGATGTGCCAGCAGAGGCGATCGCCTTGATGGTGGCTTCTCGTAGTGACTTTATCTTTAACAGTATTTGGGAGTCAGCCATTGAATTTTCAATTCAATTTATGGTGATAGGGCTGGTCGCGACGATATTTCTTAAGCCGGTTTACGCCCTGATTAGAGCGTTGCGCAAAGTGGAGAAAGGCGACTTAACGATTACGGTTGAAGCTCGAAGTGAAGATGAAGTGGGGCAATTGAGCCATCACTTTAATTCAATGGTTAAGCGTTTAAATGATGTGTTAGCCAATGCCGATGCAAGTTCACGTTACATGCGACAAAGTGCTTACCAAATTACGGAAGTCAGTCGCACTATTGCAATGCATTCTGAAAAAGAAAAAACCAAATTTAAAGATGTTAATGCCGTGATTTTACAGCTGCATGAAATTAGCGCCAATATCCAATCCCTTGCGGATGATTCGCGTAAAACAGCCGATAAGGGGAAACAGGCTGCACTTTCTAGTAAACACGTTGTGCAAAAAAGTGTGGAAGACATGGGCGGCATTCAACGAACGGTTAAAACCGCAGCGCAACAAGTTGAAGCGTTGGATGTGACCGCTGATAAAATCGCTGAAATTATTGGCACCATCAGTGATATTGCCGACCAAACTAACTTGTTGGCGTTAAATGCGGCCATCGAAGCTGCTCGCGCGGGAGAACAAGGGCGAGGGTTTGCGGTGGTGGCTGATGAGGTGAGAAGTTTAGCTGAAAAAACCAGTCAAAGCTCCGAAGAGATTAATTCCATAATCAGTAGCCTGACCACTAATGTAAAACAAGTGGCCAGTTCAATGGTGGGTGTGGTTGAGCAGGTGCAAAAGAATGCAGAGCTTGGGTTAAATACCGCTGAAGAGATTGATCAGGCGGCCAGTCAAATTATGATTTCTGCGCAAAATGCCCTGCAAATTGACGAAATCAGTTCACAGCAATTGTCGCGTTTTACAGAGCTTGAAGTGGCCATGGAAGGGCTGCTGGAAATCCTAGAACAAAACACATCAAAGGTCGCTAATACCAATAATATTGCTGAGTCATTATTGTCCAGAACACAAACCCTTACGGATTTGATTAATCATTTTAACATCAAAAAATCCGCGATTATTCGTATTAACGAAGCGAATGAGGATGAGCGTCGCCAACACCCAAGGCTTCAATCTCACTTTTTGGTACGCATAAATATTGACGGTGTTTGGGAAGATGCCTATTGCGAAAATATTAGTTTGACTGGGATGAAGGTGCTGTTAAATCGAGAGATTAATAATGACAGCTGTGTCGATGTTTCGTTGATGCTTCCTAAAGAAGACCTTCAAGAATACCGCAGTCAAACCCCGATGCGATTAAGTGCAAACGTACAGCATATGCACCCTAAAAAAGATGGCTTTACTTATGGTATGAAATTTAATGAAGTGAGTGGCTCGCAAACAGAAATGTTACGTCAAGCCATTGGTTTTATTGAAATGTCTTAA